One part of the Drosophila teissieri strain GT53w chromosome 3R, Prin_Dtei_1.1, whole genome shotgun sequence genome encodes these proteins:
- the LOC122621002 gene encoding beta-arrestin-1, producing the protein MNGGGGGCGGANGSNGSSTNVTAAGSTAGGSAGDETGGDASSRRQATRVFKKSSSNGKITVYLGKRDFVDHVTHVDPIDGVVFIDPEYVKDRKVFGQVLAAFRYGREDLDVLGLTFRKDLYLAHEQIYPPMQLDRPMTRLQERLIKKLGPNAHPFYFEVPPYCPASVSLQPAPGDVGKSCGVDYELKAFVGENVEDKPHKRNSVRLTIRKVMYAPSKVGEQPSIEVSKEFMMKPNKIHLEATLDKELYHHGEKISVNVHVANNSNRTVKKIKVCVRQFADICLFSTAQYKSVVAEIESEDGCQVAPGFTLSKVFELCPLLANNKDKWGLALDGQLKHEDTNLASSTLITNPAQRESLGIMVHYKVKVKLLISSPLLNGDLVAELPFTLMHPKPEEEEHPLLGERSPRASLAGGGLPLVSMSDVGENESATGGQDVPTTTNLIQLDDDEAQDDDIIFEDFARLRLKGAETEA; encoded by the exons ATGAACGGGGGTGgtggaggatgtggaggagcAAATGGGAGCAATGGCTCCAGCACCAATGTGACAGCTGCCGGGAGCACTGCAGGCGGAAGCGCAGGCGACGAGACTGGTGGAGATGCCAGCTCCAGACGCCAGGCGACACGGGTGTTTAAAAAGAGCTCCTCCAACGGCAAAATAACGGTTTACCTTGGTAAACGGGACTTCGTCGACCATGTCACGCACGTGGATCCCATTGATGGCGTTGTGTTCATTGATCCAGAGTACGTAAAGGACCGAAAGGTTTTTGGCCAGGTGCTTGCCGCCTTTCGTTACGGACGCGAAGACCTGGATGTTTTGGGATTGACATTCCGTAAGGACCTGTATCTGGCGCATGAGCAGATCTATCCGCCCATGCAGCTGGACCGTCCGATGACCCGGCTTCAGGAGAGGTTGATTAAAAAGCTGGGACCGAACGCCCATCCGTTTTATTTTGAGGTTCCGCCCTATTGCCCAGCCTCCGTGTCCTTGCAGCCGGCTCCTGGAGATGTGGGAAAGTCTTGCGGAGTGGACTACGAGCTAAAGGCCTTTGTGG GTGAGAACGTGGAGGACAAGCCCCACAAGCGGAACTCGGTGCGTCTGACTATTCGCAAAGTCATGTACGCGCCCTCCAAAGTCGGTGAGCAGCCATCAATCGAAGTAAGCAAGGAGTTTATGATGAAGCCAAACAAGATCCATTTGGAAGCTACTTTGGACAAGGAGCTATACCACCATGGCGAAAAAATATCGGTTAACGTTCATGTGGCCAACAACTCAAATCGGACGGTAAAAAAGATTAAGGTATGTGTCCGGCAGTTTGCGGATATTTGCCTCTTTTCGACGGCGCAATATAAATCTGTTGTGGCCGAAATCGAGTCAGAAGACGGATGTCAAGTGGCTCCGGGATTTACTCTGTCGAAGGTATTTGAGTTGTGCCCACTGTTGGCAAATAATAAGGATAAATGGGGCCTTGCTTTGGACGGGCAGCTTAAGCATGAAGACACCAACTTGGCGTCTAGCACACTCATTACCAATCCTGCCCAGCGAGAGAGTCTTGGTATTATGGTGCACTACAAGGTGAAGGTGAAGTTGCTGATTAGCTCGCCCCTGCTAAATGGTGACCTTGTGGCTGAGCTGCCATTCACACTAATGCACCCCAAGCCCGAGGAGGAAGAGCATCCGCTGTTGGGGGAGCGATCGCCACGTGCTAGTTTAGCAGGCGGGGGTCTGCCGTTAGTGAGCATGAGTGATGTTGGAGAAAATGAATCGGCGACTGGC
- the LOC122622314 gene encoding DNA-binding protein modulo: MAQKKAVTAKGKKATNGVEKPLAKRVTKSIKVQEEKETVVAKSPSKKSKKLPVKEVPQSSEEDESDVEEQSDEQAQDDSDFETGEAADLIEDEAEEDEEDDSDEEEDDDDELEPGEVSKSEGADEVENSDDDEAPVEKPVSKKSKNANSEVSEENSGIPKVQTNRIPPGTPQNQILFVTNLPSEYAHKDLVALFAKFGTITALQRFKKINGITVLIAFNTPAAVEAALQAKPKALTLGDNVLSVSQPINKEEGNERTVVVGLFGNNITQDDLKTYFEKVAPVEFVSITAKRSSPKAYVRLVSIDDVPKVLKLNSTELFSRFITVSRLTQKPITRTSENTLVISNVGRHESYSYDALAKILKKFGDVEEIDVLCSKIVLAFVTFKESDAATKALAQLDGKTVNNVEWKVHRYDIGGRSILVTNLTADVTKDDLEKLFNESGEIESIALLGKKALIKFKEVDGFCKSFLANETILKNSPIFIEPSSLLKQKVLRQQRLLATAQARSPRKFQKDFKPNFGKKPFNKRPAHENGSNSFNKRARF, translated from the exons ATGGCCCAAAAGAAAGCCGTAACCGCCAAGGGCAAAAAGGCAACGAATGGAGTGGAAAAACCTTTGGCCAAACGTGTAACGAAGTCCATTAAGGTACAGGAAGAGAAGGAGACAGTAGTCGCCAAATCGCCTtccaaaaaatccaaaaaactGCCTGTAAAGGAAGTGCCGCAGTCCAGTGAAGAGGACGAGTCTGATGTTGAGGAGCAAAGTGACGAACAGGCCCAGGACGACAGCGACTTTGAG ACCGGAGAGGCAGCGGATTTAATTGAGGACGAGGCTGAGGAAGATGAAGAGGACGATAGTGACGAAGaggaagatgatgatgatgagttGGAGCCTGGTGAGGTTTCCAAAAGCGAAGGCGCGGATGAGGTAGAAAACTCAGACGATGATGAAGCGCCTGTAGAGAAACCAGTTTCGAAGAAATCGAAAAATGCCAACTCTGAAGTGTCGGAGGAAAATAGCGGAATTCCAAAAGTACAAACCAACAGAATTCCCCCGGGAACGCCACAGAACCAGATACTTTTTGTCACAAACCTACCAAGCG AGTATGCCCACAAGGACTTGGTCGCATTATTTGCGAAGTTTGGAACAATTACCGCTCTACAGcgttttaaaaaaatcaatgGCATTACAGTTCTAATTGCCTTTAATACGCCAGCTGCAGTAGAAGCTGCTTTGCAGGCCAAGCCTAAAGCTTTAACCCTTGGAGACAATGTTTTGTCTGTGTCCCAGCCGATAAATAAGGAAGAGGGCAACGAACGCACGGTGGTAGTTGGCCTGTTTGGAAACAATATTACCCAGGATGACTTAAAGACCTATTTTGAAAAGGTAGCTCCCGTGGAGTTTGTGTCTATTACTGCTAAACGCTCTAGTCCCAAAGCTTATGTACGTTTGGTGTCGATCGATGACGTACCGAAGGTTCTTAAACTGAACAGCACTGAGCTGTTTTCTCGCTTTATAACTGTTTCCCGGTTGACGCAAAAACCGATTACAAGGACCAGTGAGAATACCTTGGTTATCTCAAATGTGGGCAGACACGAGTCTTACAGCTACGACGCTTTAGCAAAGATATTGAAAAAATTTGGTGATGTTGAAGAAATTGACGTTTTGTGCAGCAAAATAGTTTTAGCATTTGTCACGTTCAAGGAGTCAGATGCGGCTACAAAGGCTTTAGCTCAACTCGATGGAAAGACCGTTAATAATGTTGAGTGGAAGGTTCACCGATACGACATCGGGGGGAGGTCCATTCTTGTTACGAACTTGACTGCAG ATGTCACTAAAGACGACCTGGAAAAACTGTTTAACGAGAGCGGCGAAATTGAAAGCATCGCACTTCTGGGCAAAAAAGCGTTAATAAAGTTCAAAGAAGTTGACGGTTTCTGCAAATCTTTCTTGGCTAATGAAACCATTTTAAAGAACAGCCCCATTTTTATCGAGCCATCCTCTCTGCTGaagcaaaaagttttaagacaaCAACGCTTACTTGCTACTGCCCAAGCCCGCAGCCCGCGTAAATTTCAAAAGGACTTCAAGCCCAACTTTGgcaaaaaaccatttaataaGCGCCCGGCACACGAGAATGGTAGCAATTCGTTTAATAAAAGGGCCAGGTTTTAG